The Colletotrichum higginsianum IMI 349063 chromosome 2, whole genome shotgun sequence genome has a segment encoding these proteins:
- a CDS encoding Mitochondrial distribution and morphology protein 10, with the protein MREFMSYVQSAFYEATGWNRDNSYSSLNATADALLNFPTPQGLRLTLSSLATPHFATSYQLGSVGVVDGSISYLYSSVPLRANLVPQSDAIPLPALLRAYRPLADLPPRIEATPYPLLSPAAASLLYGRLYLPESMLEALVVKRISPALQLQLSAVSGKFLRNGGTLLGMAQYDVGRYAIEGLASSDGGLLGFRGMYNFGGDVENNQQPQLRSGGRPTGKPVGVGEDAKERIYGRFSAGGEIYYGTLNKSGGVSFGGRFATLPEHRGTPLTATLTLNPLMGNISASYAVVAGKHCSLATRMDFNVYSYESDWSVGMELWRKNLTRNIEPALSAESLVKKERSFQAKLEWRLDEPEGVPEPEELRPVVVTGNKDEERKEKPRERSFQAKMEWRLDDPAPDDTKAVEDEYGNVIKARLDQNMKIGIMWEGRVKSLLFSLGSAIDLRKLDSPFRTLGVEIQFSS; encoded by the exons ATGCGCGAGTTCATGAGCTACGTGCAGAGCGCGTTCTACGAGGCGACTGGCTGGAACCGCGACAACTCGTACTCGTCGCTCAACGCAACTGCGGATG CACTGCTCAACTTCCCGACGCCGCAAGGTCTCCGTCTCACTCTCTCCTCTCTGGCGACCCCTCACTTCGCGACGTCATACCAGCTCGGCTCCGTCGGCGTTGTCGACGGCTCCATCTCGTACCTGTACTCGTCTGTGCCGCTCCGTGCGAATCTTGTCCCTCAGTCCGATGCCATCCCGCTACCGGCGCTGCTGCGCGCCTACCGACCACTCGCCGACCTCCCACCCCGAATCGAAGCGACACCATACCCCCTGCTcagcccggccgccgcctcgctgTTGTATGGCCGTCTCTACCTCCCCGAGTCCATGCTCGAGGCTCTCGTTGTTAAGCGGATCTCCCCCGCGCTACAGCTTCAACTCAGCGCAGTGTCGGGCAAGTTCCTGCGCAACGGCGGCACGCTGCTGGGAATGGCCCAATATGACGTTGGCAGGTATGCCATCGAGGGCCTTGCTTCATCGGACGGtggcctcctcggcttccGAGGCATGTACAACTTTGGCGGGGACGTGGAgaacaaccaacaaccacAATTGCGctccggcggccggccgACCGGGAAGCCGGTGGgagtcggcgaggacgcgaAGGAGCGGATCTACGGACGATtcagcgccggcggcgagatATACTATGGCACATTGAACAAATCGGGCGGGGTCAGCTTCGGGGGCCGTTTCGCGACGCTGCCCGAGCATCGCGGGACaccgttgacggcgacgctgacGCTAAACCCCCTGATGGGGAACATCAGCGCCAGCTACGCTGTCGTGGCGGGCAAGCACTGCAGCCTCGCGACGAGGATGGACTTCAATGTGTACAGCTATGAGAGCGACTGGTCCGTGGGCATGGAGCTGTGGCGCAAAAACCTGACCCGCAACATTGAGCCGGCACTTTCGGCCGAGAGCCTCGTCAAGAAAGAGCGGAGCTTCCAGGCAAAGCTGGAGTGGCGGCTGGATGAGCCCGAGGGCGTACCCGAACCCGAGGAGCTGAGACCCGTCGTCGTGACCGGCAACAAGGACGAGGAACGTAAGGAGAAGCCGAGGGAGCGCAGCTTTCAGGCGAAGATGGAGTGGAGACTGGATGACCCTGCGCCGGATGACACGAAGGCGGTGGAGGACGAATACGGTAATGTCATCAAGGCGCGGTTGGACCAGAATATGAAGATCGGGATCATGTGGGAGGGTAGGGTCAAGTCTCTCCTCTTCAGCCTCGGCAGCGCCATCGACCTGCGCAAGCTTGATTCGCCATTCCGTACGCTGGGGGTGGAAATACAGTTCTCGTCATGA
- a CDS encoding ZIP zinc/iron transporter, with translation MNPLEISAVKLLALRQNEGAGAGAEEAVNECGAAAVDVSNKPLRIASIFIILVASLLGGFLPIFLARTTRMHVPKMTFFIFKYVGTGVIIATAWMHLLAPGVEALHNECLAPMLGEYDWAFAIGLMTVMVMFLIEMVASNVASSAFSHGHNHELGNGTVTVKSKDQATDGTSASDVCPHEAGDVERGAGFVDPKKVPGLPDDVSYPPGGRDHLGHARDHKEGDSHNGLAGQLIAIFILEFGVVFHSIFIGLVLATSDELVVLLIVLTFHQFFEGLGLGSRLATATWPSHGRWWPHILATIYGLSTPIAIAVGIAAKPNSAQTQTLVNGIFDSISAGILMYTGLVELLAHEFMFNPQMRNSPLKVQLFAFGCVALGACVMAVLANWA, from the coding sequence ATGAATCCTTTGGAAATCTCCGCAGTGAagctcctcgccctccgCCAGAATGAGGGtgccggggccggggccgaaGAGGCCGTTAACGAGtgtggcgccgccgccgtcgacgtgaGCAACAAGCCTCTGCGTATcgcctccatcttcatcattCTCGTCGCCTCGCTTCTCGGCGGCTTCCTGCCCATCTTTCTGGCCCGGACCACCAGGATGCACGTCCCCAAGATgaccttcttcatcttcaagTACGTCGGTACCGGCGTCATCATAGCAACCGCCTGGATGCATCTCCTGGCTCCTGGTGTCGAGGCCCTGCATAACGAATGCCTGGCACCCATGCTGGGCGAGTACGACTGGGCTTTTGCCATCGGCCTGATGACTGTCATGGTTATGTTCTTGATCGAGATGGTTGCTTCCAACGTTGCGTCCTCGGCATTCTCCCACGGCCACAATCACGAGTTGGGCAATGGTACCGTTACGGTTAAGTCCAAGGATCAAGCAACCGACGGGACGAGCGCTAGCGATGTTTGCCCGCACGAAGCGGGTGATGTCGAGAGAGGTGCCGGCTTCGTTGACCCCAAGAAGGTGCCAGGGCTTCCGGATGATGTCAGCTACCCGCCGGGTGGAAGAGACCACCTTGGCCACGCTCGCGACCATAAGGAGGGGGACAGCCACAATGGTCTTGCCGGCCAGCTGatcgccatcttcatcctTGAGTTTGGTGTCGTGTTCCACTCCATCTTCATCGGATTGGTCCTCGCCACCAGCGACGAGCTCGTTGTTCTTCTCATCGTCCTGACGTTCCACCAGTTCTTCGAGGGCCTCGGTTTGGGCTCTCGTCTTGCCACTGCTACCTGGCCTTCTCACGGACGCTGGTGGCCTCACATCCTTGCCACCATCTACGGTCTGTCGACTCCTATAGCCATTGCCGTCGGTATCGCCGCCAAGCCGAACAGCGCCCAGACGCAGACTCTCGTCAACGGAATCTTTGACTCTATCAGTGCCGGTATCCTGATGTACACAGGTCTGGTCGAGCTGCTGGCGCACGAGTTCATGTTCAACCCGCAGATGAGAAACTCGCCGCTCAAGGTGCAGCTTTTTGCCTTCGGTTGCGTCGCCCTCGGTGCCTGCGTCATGGCTGTATTGGCCAACTGGGCTTAA
- a CDS encoding Ribosomal protein S19e codes for MVYACVRVEIWLGFRGQRQTGEGGCLGRGTTQSQETEQARGSRKTSDDGIMLIGLFFSGQAQKFINAYAAFLKRQGKLPIPGWVDIVKTGPAKELPPQNIDWFYVRAASVARHIYLRKTVGVGRLRKVHGSAKNRGVRPSHHVDASGSVDRKIVQALEKIGVLEQDEEKGGRRITQSGQRDLDRIAQTTAEAEEEEEDDE; via the exons ATGGTGTATGCATGCGTGCGTGTTGAGATATGGCTTGGCTTTCGAGGACAACGGCAGACCGGCGAGGGGGGATGCCTGGGCAGGGGAACAACACAATCTCAGGAAACGGAGCAGGCGCGAGGGAGTCGAAAGACTTCTGATGACGGAATCATGCTAATTGGTTTGTTTTTCTCCGGGCAGGCGCAGAAGTTCATCAACGCGTATGCCGCTTTCTTGAAGCGTCAGGGCAAGCTGCCCATCCCCG GTTGGGTTGACATCGTCAAGACCGGCCCCGCCAAGGAGCTCCCCCCCCAGAACATTGACTGGTTCTacgtccgcgccgcctccgtcgcccGCCACATCTACCTCCGCAAGACCGTCGGTGTCGGCCGTCTCCGCAAGGTCCACGGCTCCGCCAAGAACCGCGGTGTCCGCCCCTCCCACCACGTCGATGCCTCCGGCTCCGTCGACCGCAAGATCGTCCAGGCCCTCGAGAAGATTGGCGTCCTTgagcaggacgaggagaagggtgGCCGCCGCATCACCCAGTCCGGCCAGCGTGACTTGGACC GTATTGCCCAGACCACCgctgaggccgaggaggaggaggaggatgacgagtAA
- a CDS encoding Peptidase S41 family protein, which produces MVHLASALARTLPLAGLAVAAPAISTPFRRQTSSNDACAEIGRAYDEAVSANTTNNVVVKPSVAYECLRSIPVDVERDVAIVEYIRPWLEFQSTIGILPNPPDEYLYPGVDIFGGFDNITNSLENGGYESQLDFTVDLYRLINVKPRDGHLAWFPALALLINFSTPALFVSISEDGVQAPRIYLHSDYERSLQQGYNASEVKSFDNSSIVDYIQQRAVDNSRDQDPDAAYNEQLYSAALANVLETTGARRYYHTTLSDESVIEFTNGTEATVVNTARVVTNFSGIDSGSAVHDRFEVPGDDGEAEVKLESTTRDFSPELEGYPLPLVIHEDRYISGYVFNDSALEDAAVLAVNSFVSQNNTRTIGQTVIEAMLEDPIEFGRVAIEFVEASRRQGKSKLILDLQGNGGGLVANAMALYGILFPEGGKEAHMNMRVRAHQALDWVGSTAEKLGVDLQTIPYPVGFSGFVDEDLKNFTNWEDFYGPEKIGDDEYTNIVQPASVATARDGSPGVFEVPEPWFKPEDTVIVTDGHCASACAYVVGMMTRELGIQVVAMGGRPIDAPMQAVGGTKGGPVLSLNLYQLLYPTLGAFATPPDDVDLTPFAQRDPPLAGSPTATWTINSANVYLDDDLDGTPVQFRYEAANCKLYYTWDTLTNMTSLWAAVAGVKWNGGRCVAGSTTNDDGTMGSSTVGYSDKVVSGFQWAAGPGDVIEGASSGNGGGGGGDDNDDGNGGGGGSGEDESAAGSLRAGGGLLAFLMFAVVLVFNM; this is translated from the exons ATGGTCCATCTCGCCTCCGCGCTTGCACGGACTTTACCCCTCGCCGGTCTCGCCGTCGCAGCTCCGGCTATCTCAACTCCATTTCGGAGACAAACATCTAGCAACGACGCCTGTGCCGAGATTGGCCGAGCTTACGATGAAGCCGTTTCGGCAAACACAACAA ACAACGTGGTGGTGAAGCCTTCAGTCGCATACGAGTGTCTGAGATCGATCCCGGTAGACGTCGAAAGAGACGTTGCGATTGTCGAATACATCCGGCCGTGGCTCGAGTTCCAAAGCACAATTGGCATTCTTCCTAACCCACCGGATGAGTACCTGTACCCAGGGGTCGACATCTTTGGCGGGTTCGACAACATCACGAACTCTCTCGAGAATGGCGGATACGAATCGCAGCTTGACTTCACTGTGGATCTGTACAGACTGATCAATGTCAAGCCTCGCGATGGGCATTTGGCGTGGTTCCCTGCTCTGGCCCTCTTGATCAACTTCTCGACCCCAGCCCTCTTCGTTTCAATCTCAGAAGACGGTGTCCAGGCGCCCAGGATCTACCTTCACT CCGACTATGAGCGAAGCCTGCAGCAAGGGTACAATGCGTCCGAGGTCAAGTCCTTCGACAACTCATCCATCGTCGACTACATCCAGCAGCGAGCCGTCGACAACTCGCGAGACCAGGATCCCGACGCGGCATACAACGAGCAGCTCTACAGCGCGGCCTTGGCCAACGTTCTTGAGACCACTGGTGCTCGCAGGTACTACCACACGACTCTCTCGGACGAGAGTGTCATCGAGTTCACCAACGGCACTGAGGCGACTGTCGTCAACACCGCCCGTGTTGTGACGAACTTCTCCGGCATCGACTCTGGCAGCGCCGTCCACGACCGCTTTGAAGTGCctggagacgacggcgaggcggagGTGAAGCTTGAATCTACCACAAGGGACTTTTCGCCGGAATTGGAGGGATACCCGCTCCCTCTCGTCATCCATGAGGATAGGTACATCAGCGGCTACGTCTTCAACGATTCAGCCTTGGAAGACGCGGCCGTTCTGGCCGTCAACAGCTTCGTGTCGCAAAACAACACCAGAACTATTGGCCAGACTGTCATCGAGGCGATGTTGGAAGACCCCATCGAATTCGGCAGAGTCGCCATCGAGTTCGTCGAAGCCAGCAGGAGACAAGGGAAGTCCAAGCTCATCCTCGACCTGCaaggcaacggcggcggcttggTGGCCAACGCGATGGCCCTGTACGGGATTCTGTTTcccgagggcggcaaggaggcGCACATGAACATGCGTGTTCGCGCCCACCAGGCCCTCGACTGGGTCGGCTCAACGGCAGAGAAGCTCGGCGTCGATTTGCAGACGATCCCGTACCCCGTGGGCTTCagcggcttcgtcgacgaggacctgaAGAATTTCACCAACTGGGAGGACTTTTACGGCCCGGAGAAgatcggcgacgacgagtacACCAACATCGTGCAGCCGGCGTCCGTGGCCACCGCCCGCGACGGTAGCCCCGGCGTCTTCGAGGTCCCGGAGCCGTGGTTCAAGCCCGAGgacaccgtcatcgtcaccgaCGGCCACTGCGCGTCGGCCTGCGCCTACGTCGTGGGCATGATGACCCGCGAGCTCGGCATCCAGGTCGTCGCCATGGGTGGCCGGCCGATCGACGCGCCCatgcaggccgtcggcggcaccaaGGGCGGGCCCGTCCTCTCGCTGAACCTCTACCAGCTCCTGTACCCGACGCTCGGCGCCTTCGCGACGCcgcccgacgacgtcgacctgaCGCCCTTCGCGCAGCGGGACCCGCCGCTGGCCGgttcgccgacggcgacgtggaccatcaactcggccaacgtgtacctcgacgacgacctcgacggcacGCCGGTCCAGTTCCGGTACGAGGCGGCGAACTGCAAGCTGTACTACACCTGGGACACCCTGACGAACATGACCAGCCtgtgggcggcggtggcgggcgTCAAGTGGAACGGCGGGCGGTGCGTggcgggctcgacgacgaacgacgacggcaccatgGGCTCGTCGACGGTCGGGTACTCGGACAAGGTCGTGTCGGGCTTCCAGTGGGCTGCCGGCCCCGGTGACGTGATTGAGGGGGCGAGCTCTGGtaacggcggcggcggcggcggcgatgacaaCGACGATGGGAACGGTGGGGGTGGTGGaagcggcgaggacgagagcgCTGCCGGCTCGCTTCGCGCCGGAGGAGGCCTGTTGGCTTTCCTGATGTTcgcggtggtgttggtgttcAACATGTAA
- a CDS encoding Phosphotransferase enzyme family protein — protein MPNCVIPSFDEICASTDIQSPPDASATVVRVGQHVAVKFGARISLLKADNLKYVSKNSDVPVPKVLATMTEPEAGCNFIVMEYVDGQGLDAVWESLTSEEKHDIGKQIQTALEDLRKIPTPGYFGALDRQPFPDGIFWTREGNPETSGPFDTEEELNKGIIRRLEASEPAPYITLLRAIMSETLKAIAIALLIRR, from the coding sequence ATGCCAAACTGTGTCATTCCCTCTTTTGACGAAATCTGTGCCTCGACCGATATTCAGAGTCCCCCTGATGCATCCGCAACCGTGGTGAGAGTCGGCCAGCATGTTGCGGTCAAGTTCGGCGCCCGTATTTCACTTCTTAAGGCGGATAATCTCAAATACGTGTCGAAAAACAGCGATGTTCCTGTGCCCAAAGTCCTCGCGACGATGACCGAGCCGGAGGCAGGTTGCAACTTCATTGTGATGGAGTACGTTGATGGCCAGGGGCTTGATGCGGTATGGGAATCCTTGACGTCTGAAGAGAAGCACGACATAGGCAAGCAAATCCAGACGGCCCTTGAGGACCTCCGCAAGATCCCGACTCCCGGCTACTTCGGGGCTCTCGATCGGCAACCCTTCCCCGATGGAATATTCTGGACGCGGGAAGGGAATCCGGAAACGTCAGGTCCTTTCGACACGGAGGAGGAATTGAACAAGGGAATCATACGAAGGCTGGAGGCTTCCGAGCCTGCACCATACATTACGCTGCTGCGGGCGATCATGTCCGAGACGCTGAAAGCCATTGCGATCGCTCTCCTCATCAGGCGGTGA